GGGGCAGGTTCACGGGGACGGGGCGGGCGGGGATCAGGCCCTCGCGTTCGCGGCGGCGCGCGGCCAGGAATCCCACGAGGGCGTCCAGTTCCGCCAGGGCCTCCACGCCTCCCAGCACGTCGTCCAGCGGCTCGAACCACTCGCCGCCCTCGTCGGACCCGTCCGGTTCGGGCTGGGGCAGCAGCAGACGGGCTTTCAGGGCGATCACGGCGGCCAGGGTGGGCAGCAGGTCGGGGTGCGCGCCTTCCAGCGGGCCGCCGGTCATGGCCTGCGCCCAGGTGAGGACGTCGCGCGTGAGGGTCAGCAGCGGCACCTCGCCCGGCCCGACCCGCCCGGATCTCAGCGCCGACGCGAGGTCCGCCAGGCTGCCCGTGAACGCCGGCAGCGTGACCGTGAACCCCGCCCCGGTCACGGGCGGCGGGGTGGGGGAGGGCAGTGCAGGAGCGGCGGTCACGGGTGAAGGGGGGCGGAACTCAGAGTTTCAGGAAGCCGACCTTCTCGCGCACTTCCTCCATGATCGGCCGGGCGACGGCGCGGGCTTCCTTCGCGCCCTGCGCGAGCGCGTCACGCACGAAGTCCGGGTCGGCCTTCAGCGCCTCGGCCCGCTCGTGAATGGGGCTCAGGTGCTCGGTCATGCCGGCCAGCAGCGTCTTCTTGCAGTCGATGCAGCCGATCCCGGCGGTGCGGCACCCGGCGTCCACGGTCTGAATGGTGTCCAGGCCGCTGAACAGCTTGTGGTAGTCGAAGATCAGGCACACGTCCGGGTTGCCGGGGTCGGTGCGGCGCACGCGGGCCGGGTCGGTGGGTGCCACGCGCAGTTTCTGCCAGATGGCGTCCAGCGGCTCCAGAATCCCGATGGTGCTGCTCTCGCCCTTGCTCTTGCCCATCTTGCCGTTGCCGTCCACGCCGGGAATCCGCAGCGCCTGCTTGTTGTACACGGCCCTGGGCTCCGGGAAGGTCTCCCCGAAGGCGTGGTTGAACTTCCGGGCGATCTCGCGCGTCAGTTCGATGTGCTGCGTCTGGTCCTCACCGACCGGCACGGTGTCCGCCTTGTACAGCAGGATGTCGGCGGCCATGAGGGCCGGGTACATCAGCAGGCCCGCCGGGACGCTCTCGAGCTGCTCGGACTTGTCCTTGTACTGCGTCATGCGTTCCAGTTCACCGACCGGCGTCAGGGTCGTGAAGATCCACGACAGTTCCTGATGCTCCGGCACGTGCGACTGCACGAAGAACGTGACCCGGCTGGGGTCGAGGCCCACCGCGAAGTTCGCGACGGCCATCTCGAAGGTCCGCTGCGCCAGCAGGGCCGGCTCGAAGGACGCGGGGTTCGTGATGGCGTGCAGGTCCACCACGCAGTAGATGGAGTTCTTCCCGAACTCCTCGCCCAGCCGCACGTAATTACGCATGGCCCCGAAGTAATTCCCGATGTGAGGCTCACCGGTCGGCTGGATTCCTGAAAAGACACGCGGCATAACCCCGTGATTCTAGCGGGCGCCGCCCGCAACAGGCCGACGCGGCCACCGGCCGGCACGAAAAAGCCCCGCACGGGGCGGGGCCGGAACAGGGGAACTGCGGCACACCTGCGCGCCTCCACCCGGACGGAACGGTTCTGGTAGACCGTGGCGTCCGGGTCCGTGGGGCTTGCCGGCGTTATACGGACTGCCGTTTGTTTCGTTCACAGATCGGAACACCACCGATCTGTCAACTCCACGTCCGGAACCCGCCCAGCTCCTCCTCTGCGGAGCAGCTCTCCGAGTCCGTATTATACGGATTCCGTTTGTTTCGCCGACAATCCGGAACTTCACCGGATTGCCGACTCCACGTCCGGAACCCGTTTTGCTCCCACTCGCTCCGCTCGGATTGAACGGGCTTTGCAGCCCATTCAATCGGAGTCCGTATTACTTGTCGGCGGGGGGAGCGGCGCTGTCGCTGCTGCCTGCCGGGGTCTTGCTGTCCGTGGCGGGCGCCTTGCTGTCCTGACCGCTGCTGTCCTCGGTCTTGGGAGCGGCCTTGGGTGCGGCGGCCTCCACGCGTTTCTGCTGGGCGGCCAGGACGGTCTTGAGGTTGTCCTTCGGTTTCAGGCTGGCCACCTGGGCGTCCAGGAACTTCTGCCCTTCCCCGCTCTTCTTCTGGGCCAGGACCTGGGACTCGATCTGGGCGCGCACGGCGCTCAGCGGCTGGGTCGCGGCGGGTTTCAGGTCCGTCACGAACGCCACCGAGTAGCGCGCACCGACCTTCACCGGGTCGCTCAGGCTGCCCTCGCCCGCGTCGCGCAGGCTGCGGGCGTCGAACACGGCGGCGTTCAGTTCCTCGCTGAGCTTGCCGTCGCCGGCGGTCACGTTCCCACGCTCACTGACCGTGCCGCCCGCCTTGCCGGCCGCCGCGGCGAAGTCCGCCCTGCCGTCGTAGCTGTTGCGGAACGCCAGCGCGGCCGCCTGATCCTTGAAGCTGGCCTCGAGGACCGTGCCGCTGGCCGGCGTCTGGAACTGCGCCTTGTTCTGCGTGTAGAAGTCGCTGATGTCGGCGTCCGTGACCTTCACGTTCCGCGCGCCGTACGCCGCGATTCCGGCGGCGAGTTCCTGCCGGGTACCGGTCAGGTTCAGTTTCAGGCGTTCGGCGATGGTGGGCGCGGCGTACCCGGCGAGCAGCTGCTGCACCACCTGCGGCTTCAGGATCGAGTTCACGAGCTGCGAGGCCTGCTCGGGCTGCACCTGCTGAAGCAGGGACGTGAACTGCTGGTTGTTCACGACCTGCTCGATCACCTTCGAGTACGGGATGTTCTGCCCGGCGATGGTCGCCACGGTGGGGTCCTCGACCTTCCAGTTCAGGTCCTTGAATTCCACCTTGGCGTCTTTTTCCAGGCCGGCCACCCAGGCTTCCACGGCGGCGTTCTTCTTCTGTTCGTTCACGGCCGCCGCAATGTCGGTCCTGGCGTCCGCGAAGGCTTTCGGGGCGGGGGCCAGGTACTTCTCGACCTTCACGATGTAGAACTTCCCGCCGCTCTCGGTCACGTCGGTCAGGCCGCCGTCGGTCAGGGCGAAGGCGGCCGCGCCCACCTCGGCGGGCAGCGCCACCTGCGCCACGGGGCGCGGCACGCCGTTCTCGATGGGGCCCAGCGCGCCGCCACGGTCGGCGAACTCGCTGCTGTTGGCCTTGGCGAGCGCGGCGAAGTCCGCGCCGTCCCGCGCCTGTTTCAGCAGGGCCTGCGCCTTGGCCTTGTCGGCCACGACGATCTGGCGACCCTGAATGCGGGCGTCCGTCTGGAACTTGTCGGTGTTCAGGTCGTAGTACGCCCGGAGTTCCGCGTCGGTCGCGGCGGGAACGCCCTTCTTGATCTCGTCGACGCGGCGCTCGATGGCGAGGCTCTGGCGGACCTGCTCGCGGTACGAGCTGTCGGTCAGGCCCGCGCCCTGCAGGGCGTCCGTCCATTTCTTGTTGTCGGTCAGCTGGTTGGCCTCGCGGACCTCCTTGACCTTGGCGGCCACGTCGGCGCGGCTCACGCGGATGTCCTTCACGGCGTTCTTCACCAGCGTCTGCTGGATCTGCTGCGCCACCACGAAGGTCTTGAAGTCGTCGCCCAGCACGCCGGTATCGGTGCTGGCCAGCACGGGGTTGGCGCGGCGGGCCGCTTCGAGTTCCTCGACGGTGACGGTCGCGCCGTTCACGGTCAGGGCGGGGGTGCCGGTCTTGCGGTTGAACAGCTCCCCGACGTTCGGGGTGAACTGGTAAGCCATGCCCACGATCAGCAGCAGGGCCAGAACGCCGAGCATGACGTTCACGAATTTCTTCTTGTTCACTTGATCTCCTTCATGCGAAGTGCTAGGGTACGCGAGCTATGCACTCGTAGCTCAGGTGGATAGAGCGTTGGCCTCCGGAGCCAAAGGCCACTGGTTCGAGTCCAGTCGAGTGCACCATAAGATCCATGAACGCCACCCCTGCGGGTGGTGTTTTTGTTCAGGGGTCCGCCCGTCACGCGCAGGCGCCTTGGCGGGATTGTCTGGAGTCGCACGCGCCGGATTCTAGCACGCAAGGTTAAGCGGACGTGAAGCAGGAAACGGCGTCCACGGCACTCTTTTTCCACCTCGGCCGCCCCCGTCGCCGGCCGGTCGACCGTGGCCCGTGTTCCCACCCGTGCGCCGTGCGCCCTGTACGCTGTCACGCATGAGTGCCCCGATCAACCTCCTGACCCTGCTCGAAACGCTGCCCGGCTCGTACGCCGGTCCCGCCCGCCCCGACGAGGCCCCCTACGGCCTGGTCGGCGTGGGCGAGGGCGCCCTGGCCGCCGCCATCGCCCAGACCCTGATTGCCAGCAGTCTCACGCGCGGCGGCACGCAGTTCGTGCTCGGCAGCCCCGACGCCACGGCCCTCGCCACCGATTACGCCGACCTGGCCGTCGTGGCCGGCGCGAACGCCCGCCGCGTCGCCACCGGCGGCACCCCCGAGGAGATCGACGTGCTGGTCCCCGGCGGGCCGCTCGCCACGTATCACTTCGCGCAGTTCGTCGCGCACGCCAGCGGCCACAGCGACGAGGCCGCCGCCGCCGACGCCCTGCTGGCCGACCTCGCCGCGCGCTGCGCCCCGCACGTCACCGAGAACAACCCTGCCCGCGACCTCGCCTGGAGCCTGTGGGGCCGCACGCCCCTGCTGCTCGCCGCGCCCGAGGCCGAGGCCATGCCGCACGCCTGGCAGCAGCTGCTGGCCCGCACCGGCAAGACCCTGAGCATCCCGGTACTGGGCGACCCGCTGCCCTTCGTGACCGGCGCCTTCGAGGCGCAACACGAGAAGGGCGACGCCAAGGTCGCCCTGATCCTCGGGGACGCCGACGACACCCTGCTGCTGGCCCGCGAGATCCTCGAGAGCCGCATCGACGAGATCATTCACGTGCCGTACCCGGACGGCGCCGTCGGTTACCCCGCCGCGCTGGCCCTGTGGTACTTCGGCGCGTGGGTCGCCGCGTACCTCGCCGAACGCTACGGGCAGGAGCCCGGCGACCTGCCCGTCCTGGCCCGCGCGCAGGGCGTCATGAGCGGCGAGGACCGCGAGAACGCCCGCCTCGCCGCGCCCCGTGACGACCTGCGCCGCACCAACGTCCTGAAAGACTGGGCCGACGACCAGGACGTGGACGACGTGGAACTCGACGAGGACGACCGCGACGACGGGTAATACGGACTCCGATTGAATGGCTTACAAAGCCGTTCAATCCGGGTCCGTGTCATCCGTTTGCGGGGCGCGGCGAGGCGGGGTGGTTCTTCACCGCGCCCTGCGCCCAGTTCAGTGCAGGGGGACGTGTCCGGGGAAGCCGATGAGCAGGTCGAGCAGGTCGCCGACCATGGCGCTGGCCGTGACCATGCCGCCGGCGCCGCCCCCGGCGAAGATCAGGGTGCCGCATTCCTCGCCCTCGTACACCATGGCGTTGCGGCTGGCGCCGGCGGTGCACAGCGCGTGCGTTTCCGGCAGGGACTGCGGCGCGACGCGGGCCTGCCACTCGCCGTTCACCGCCTCGAGTTCCGCGACGAGTTTGATGCGTTCGCCGCGTGCGCGGGCGGCCTGGATGTCGGCCTGCGTGATGTGCTCGATGCCCTGCACCTGCACGCGGTCGTACCGGAAGTTCCCGTCGGCGCAGAAGCGGGCCAGGACCGTGAGTTTGTGGGCGGTGTCGAAGCCACCGACGTCCAGGGTGGGCGGGTCCTCGGCGTACCCGAGCGCCTGCGCCTCGGCGAGGGCCTGCGCGTAGTCCTTGCCGCCTTCCATCTGGGTCAGGATGTACAGGCAGGTGCCGTTCAGGACGGCCTGCAGGCGCGTGAAGGTGCTGGCGCGCAGCACGGTGCTCATGGGGCCGATGACGGGCGTGCCGGCCATCACGGACGCCTCGTAGTACAGCTTGCCGTTCAGGGCGTGGTCGCGCAGTTCGTCCCAGCATTCGGCCAGCAGCGCCTTGTTGGCCGTGATG
Above is a genomic segment from Deinococcus depolymerans containing:
- the trpS gene encoding tryptophan--tRNA ligase produces the protein MPRVFSGIQPTGEPHIGNYFGAMRNYVRLGEEFGKNSIYCVVDLHAITNPASFEPALLAQRTFEMAVANFAVGLDPSRVTFFVQSHVPEHQELSWIFTTLTPVGELERMTQYKDKSEQLESVPAGLLMYPALMAADILLYKADTVPVGEDQTQHIELTREIARKFNHAFGETFPEPRAVYNKQALRIPGVDGNGKMGKSKGESSTIGILEPLDAIWQKLRVAPTDPARVRRTDPGNPDVCLIFDYHKLFSGLDTIQTVDAGCRTAGIGCIDCKKTLLAGMTEHLSPIHERAEALKADPDFVRDALAQGAKEARAVARPIMEEVREKVGFLKL
- a CDS encoding ScpA family protein codes for the protein MTAAPALPSPTPPPVTGAGFTVTLPAFTGSLADLASALRSGRVGPGEVPLLTLTRDVLTWAQAMTGGPLEGAHPDLLPTLAAVIALKARLLLPQPEPDGSDEGGEWFEPLDDVLGGVEALAELDALVGFLAARRREREGLIPARPVPVNLPRRERPRNPQGSLARLVKAAQNAVRQVEVPLLARDRLSLADALGALRAFGTRLRTFTFRGIPAQDWGEQTTYFAALLEGVKEGNFSVQQDETFGDIQVQSHLREASDPD
- a CDS encoding SIS domain-containing protein, producing MSAPINLLTLLETLPGSYAGPARPDEAPYGLVGVGEGALAAAIAQTLIASSLTRGGTQFVLGSPDATALATDYADLAVVAGANARRVATGGTPEEIDVLVPGGPLATYHFAQFVAHASGHSDEAAAADALLADLAARCAPHVTENNPARDLAWSLWGRTPLLLAAPEAEAMPHAWQQLLARTGKTLSIPVLGDPLPFVTGAFEAQHEKGDAKVALILGDADDTLLLAREILESRIDEIIHVPYPDGAVGYPAALALWYFGAWVAAYLAERYGQEPGDLPVLARAQGVMSGEDRENARLAAPRDDLRRTNVLKDWADDQDVDDVELDEDDRDDG
- a CDS encoding homoserine dehydrogenase, producing the protein MRTVTVGMLGCGTVGQDVLNLIERREAIFADLGVRIEVVGVLVRDTTRERRVPAGTPLTTDPAFLQECEVVIEAMGGVQLPMTMLRPYLRSGRPVITANKALLAECWDELRDHALNGKLYYEASVMAGTPVIGPMSTVLRASTFTRLQAVLNGTCLYILTQMEGGKDYAQALAEAQALGYAEDPPTLDVGGFDTAHKLTVLARFCADGNFRYDRVQVQGIEHITQADIQAARARGERIKLVAELEAVNGEWQARVAPQSLPETHALCTAGASRNAMVYEGEECGTLIFAGGGAGGMVTASAMVGDLLDLLIGFPGHVPLH
- a CDS encoding peptidylprolyl isomerase, which encodes MNKKKFVNVMLGVLALLLIVGMAYQFTPNVGELFNRKTGTPALTVNGATVTVEELEAARRANPVLASTDTGVLGDDFKTFVVAQQIQQTLVKNAVKDIRVSRADVAAKVKEVREANQLTDNKKWTDALQGAGLTDSSYREQVRQSLAIERRVDEIKKGVPAATDAELRAYYDLNTDKFQTDARIQGRQIVVADKAKAQALLKQARDGADFAALAKANSSEFADRGGALGPIENGVPRPVAQVALPAEVGAAAFALTDGGLTDVTESGGKFYIVKVEKYLAPAPKAFADARTDIAAAVNEQKKNAAVEAWVAGLEKDAKVEFKDLNWKVEDPTVATIAGQNIPYSKVIEQVVNNQQFTSLLQQVQPEQASQLVNSILKPQVVQQLLAGYAAPTIAERLKLNLTGTRQELAAGIAAYGARNVKVTDADISDFYTQNKAQFQTPASGTVLEASFKDQAAALAFRNSYDGRADFAAAAGKAGGTVSERGNVTAGDGKLSEELNAAVFDARSLRDAGEGSLSDPVKVGARYSVAFVTDLKPAATQPLSAVRAQIESQVLAQKKSGEGQKFLDAQVASLKPKDNLKTVLAAQQKRVEAAAPKAAPKTEDSSGQDSKAPATDSKTPAGSSDSAAPPADK